A window of the Lolium perenne isolate Kyuss_39 chromosome 7, Kyuss_2.0, whole genome shotgun sequence genome harbors these coding sequences:
- the LOC127315404 gene encoding LOW QUALITY PROTEIN: cytochrome c oxidase subunit 3 (The sequence of the model RefSeq protein was modified relative to this genomic sequence to represent the inferred CDS: inserted 1 base in 1 codon), with protein MDLMEFIYKLSVLLFEIINLFGVLRADAGDLLLLRHWRGSRTRNLFRGVLWCCSSVCYFRDVLRESTLEGHHTKAVQLGPRYGSILFIVSEVMFLFAFFWLLXHSSLAPTVEIGGIWPPKGIGVLDPCEIPLLNTPILPSSRAVVTWAHHAILAGKEKRAVYTLVATVSLALVSIGFQGMEYYQAPSTISDSIYGSTFFLATGFHGFHVIIGTLFLIVCGIRQYLGHLTKKHHVGFEAAARYWHFVDVVRLFPFVSIYWWGGI; from the exons ATGGACCTGATGGAGTTCATCTATAAGCTTTCGGTGCTCCTCTTCGAGATCATCAATCTCTTTGGCGTGCTTAGAGCGGATGCGGGTGATTTGTTGCTCCTGCGACACTGGCGTGGGAGCAGGACCAGAAA CTTGTTCAGAGGTGTCTTGTGGTGTTGCTCCAGTGTTTGCTATTTCCGGGATGTTCTACGTGAATCCACGTTGGAAGGGCATCATACAAAAGCTGTACAATTAGGACCTCGATATGGTTCTATTCTCTTCATAGTCTCGGAGGTTATGTTCCTTTTTGCTTTTTTTTGGCTTC CTCATTCTTCTTTGGCACCTACGGTAGAGATCGGAGGTATTTGGCCCCCAAAAGGGATTGGGGTTTTAGATCCTTGCGAAATCCCTCTTCTTAATACCCCTATTCTCCCTTCATCCAGAGCTGTCGTAACTTGGGCTCATCATGCTATACTCGCGGGGAAGGAAAAACGAGCAGTTTACACTTTAGTAGCAACCGTTTCACTGGCTCTAGTATCCATTGGCTTTCAAGGAATGGAATATTACCAAGCACCCTCCACTATTTCGGATAGTATTTATGGTTCTACCTTTTTCTTAGCAACTGGCTTTCATGGTTTTCATGTGATTATAGGTACTCTTTTCTTGATCGTATGTGGTATTCGCCAATATCTTGGTCATCTGACCAAGAAGCATCACGTTGGCTTTGAAGCAGCTGCACGGTACTGGCATTTTGTAGACGTGGTTCGGTTATTCCCATTTGTCTCTATCTATTGGTGGGGAGGTATATGA